In one Candidatus Woesearchaeota archaeon B3_Woes genomic region, the following are encoded:
- a CDS encoding adenine phosphoribosyltransferase, which yields MPHIVKSKIRTVPHWPKKGVMFRDITTLLKDSEGFNRMVNLLVERYKDIEIESVIGIESRGFIVGSVLAHKLNVGFIPIRKPNKLPAETISEEYELEYGKDKIEIHKDAISQGNKVLLVDDLIATGGTALAACNLIKKLGGEIVECCFIIDLPDLGGKEKLEKDGNKVFSLVEFEGE from the coding sequence ATGCCACATATCGTTAAATCAAAAATAAGAACAGTTCCACATTGGCCTAAAAAAGGGGTTATGTTTAGAGATATAACTACATTACTTAAAGATAGCGAAGGGTTTAATCGTATGGTTAATCTTCTTGTTGAAAGATATAAAGATATTGAAATTGAATCAGTTATAGGAATTGAATCAAGAGGATTTATTGTTGGTAGTGTTTTAGCTCATAAATTAAATGTAGGTTTTATTCCAATTAGAAAACCAAATAAATTGCCAGCAGAAACTATTTCAGAAGAATATGAATTAGAATATGGAAAAGATAAAATTGAGATTCATAAAGATGCAATTTCTCAAGGAAATAAAGTTTTACTTGTAGATGATTTGATTGCTACAGGAGGAACAGCATTAGCTGCATGTAACTTAATTAAAAAACTTGGTGGAGAAATAGTTGAATGTTGTTTTATTATTGATTTACCAGATTTGGGTGGCAAGGAAAAATTAGAAAAAGATGGAAATAAGGTGTTTTCTTTAGTTGAATTTGAAGGCGAATAA
- a CDS encoding 30S ribosomal protein S2: MAKEQQFLVAQDTYLKAGIHIGTKFKTKYMSKFIYKTRPDGLSVLNLQKIDERIKTAINLLSQFEPEDILVISRRENAWKSVKTFGKVIGCNFFAGRYPPGVLTNTMLDNFIEPKVVLVTDPWPDRNVIEDSIKIGIPIIALCDTNNQSNNIDLVVPCNNKGKKSLGLFFWILASGYLTKKGLIKKPEDMKEKIEDFTEE, translated from the coding sequence ATGGCAAAAGAACAACAATTTTTAGTTGCACAAGATACTTATCTAAAGGCAGGTATACATATTGGTACAAAATTTAAGACAAAATACATGTCTAAATTCATATATAAAACAAGACCCGATGGATTATCTGTTTTAAATCTACAAAAAATAGATGAGAGAATAAAAACAGCAATAAATCTATTGTCACAGTTTGAGCCAGAAGATATTTTGGTTATTAGTAGAAGGGAGAATGCATGGAAATCTGTAAAAACCTTTGGGAAAGTAATTGGTTGTAATTTTTTTGCAGGAAGATATCCTCCTGGAGTATTGACTAATACTATGTTAGATAATTTTATTGAACCAAAAGTAGTCTTAGTAACTGACCCTTGGCCAGATAGAAATGTAATAGAAGATTCAATAAAAATAGGAATCCCCATTATTGCTTTGTGTGATACAAACAATCAATCAAATAATATTGATTTAGTTGTTCCATGTAATAATAAAGGAAAGAAATCTTTAGGTTTGTTTTTCTGGATATTAGCAAGTGGCTATTTGACTAAAAAAGGGTTAATTAAAAAACCAGAAGATATGAAAGAAAAGATTGAAGATTTTACAGAGGAATAA
- a CDS encoding UDP-glucose 6-dehydrogenase — protein MKISVFGAGYVGLVVGSCLADLGNDVICVDVDVNKVENLKKGKIPIYEPGLKEIIDRNLNEKRIFFTTDSRHAIKTSEVIFVAVGTPTGKNNEADLIFVTSVAKDIGKYMNDYKVIVNKSTVPVGTGELVKNIIKKNQKEQIEFDVVSNPEFLKEGTSIKDFMVPDRIVIGSDSDKAKSIMGKIYEPVARTGKPIFYTDIKSAELIKYGSNAMLATRISFMNELSHLSEKIGADIKKVAQGMGLDSRIGPRFLQAGVGYGGSCFPKDVQALIQTLKQNKCETSILEAVDKVNCEQKKSLLSKIKKLTPNLKDKTITIWGLSFKPKTDDIRGAPSLVVIDQLQKEGALINVFDPEAQEKTKKILNKVNYFKTPYEALKGSSCLVVVTEWDEFRSLDKEKIKDSLKEPNIIDGRNIYDPKEMSDLGFNYISVGR, from the coding sequence ATGAAAATCTCTGTATTTGGGGCAGGATATGTGGGGTTAGTTGTTGGATCCTGTTTAGCTGATCTAGGAAATGATGTAATTTGCGTAGATGTAGATGTAAACAAAGTTGAAAATCTTAAAAAAGGAAAAATTCCAATATATGAACCCGGTTTAAAAGAAATTATTGATAGGAATCTTAATGAAAAGAGGATCTTTTTTACAACAGACTCTCGACATGCTATAAAAACCTCTGAAGTAATTTTTGTGGCTGTTGGAACCCCCACTGGGAAAAATAATGAAGCTGATCTAATTTTTGTTACATCTGTTGCTAAAGATATTGGAAAATATATGAATGATTATAAAGTTATAGTTAATAAAAGTACAGTTCCTGTTGGAACAGGAGAGTTAGTAAAGAATATTATAAAAAAAAATCAAAAAGAACAAATTGAATTTGATGTTGTATCTAATCCCGAATTTCTTAAAGAAGGAACTTCAATAAAAGATTTTATGGTTCCAGATCGAATTGTAATAGGCTCTGATTCAGATAAAGCAAAAAGTATAATGGGTAAAATCTATGAACCTGTGGCGAGAACAGGAAAACCCATATTCTATACAGATATCAAAAGTGCGGAACTAATAAAATATGGTTCAAATGCTATGTTGGCAACGAGAATCTCTTTTATGAATGAGTTATCCCATTTATCAGAAAAAATTGGAGCAGATATTAAGAAAGTTGCTCAGGGTATGGGCTTAGATTCAAGAATTGGCCCTAGATTTTTACAAGCAGGAGTCGGATATGGAGGTAGTTGTTTTCCTAAAGATGTACAAGCTTTAATACAAACATTAAAACAAAATAAATGTGAAACTAGCATATTAGAAGCCGTAGACAAAGTGAATTGCGAACAAAAAAAATCATTGTTATCAAAAATCAAAAAATTAACACCTAATTTAAAAGACAAAACAATAACAATATGGGGTTTATCCTTTAAACCCAAAACAGATGATATAAGAGGCGCACCATCATTAGTTGTTATAGATCAATTACAAAAAGAAGGTGCTCTAATAAACGTTTTTGATCCAGAAGCTCAAGAAAAAACAAAAAAAATTCTAAATAAAGTAAATTATTTTAAAACACCTTATGAAGCATTAAAAGGCAGTTCTTGTTTAGTTGTAGTAACAGAATGGGACGAGTTTAGATCCCTTGATAAAGAAAAAATAAAGGATTCATTAAAAGAACCCAACATTATAGATGGTAGGAATATTTACGATCCTAAAGAAATGTCAGATCTGGGATTTAACTATATAAGTGTAGGAAGATAA
- the radB gene encoding DNA repair and recombination protein RadB has translation MRVPTGSKILDKMLEGGYEKDVITTIYGPAGSGKTVLAMLCSINMARTGKKIIYIDTENSFSIERLKQIAPDYKKILDNIVFLKPISFEEQKKDFEKLKDLVNDKIGLIVVDTIAMLYRLELGQNEEVYDVNRTLGKQISFLSEIARKKNIPILITNQVYSNFEDKGKVNIVGGDILKYGSKCLIELQITPQNNRRVILKKHRSLSQEKSIYLKIVQTGIIGTREERGFKLF, from the coding sequence ATGAGGGTACCAACTGGGTCTAAAATACTGGACAAGATGCTTGAAGGGGGGTATGAAAAAGATGTTATTACAACAATCTATGGACCAGCAGGTTCAGGAAAAACAGTTTTAGCTATGCTTTGTAGCATAAATATGGCCAGAACAGGCAAAAAAATAATATATATTGATACAGAAAACTCTTTTTCAATAGAAAGGTTGAAACAAATTGCTCCTGATTATAAAAAAATACTTGATAATATTGTTTTTTTAAAACCAATTTCTTTTGAAGAGCAAAAAAAAGATTTTGAAAAATTAAAAGATTTAGTAAATGATAAGATTGGCTTAATTGTAGTAGATACAATAGCTATGTTATATAGACTAGAATTGGGCCAAAACGAGGAAGTCTATGACGTCAATAGAACATTAGGCAAACAAATCTCTTTTTTATCTGAAATTGCTCGTAAAAAAAACATTCCTATTTTGATTACTAACCAGGTTTATTCAAATTTTGAGGACAAAGGAAAGGTAAATATTGTAGGAGGAGATATATTAAAATATGGAAGCAAATGCTTGATTGAGCTTCAAATAACTCCTCAAAACAATAGAAGAGTTATACTAAAAAAACACAGATCACTTTCTCAAGAAAAGAGTATTTATCTAAAGATTGTTCAAACAGGGATAATAGGAACAAGAGAAGAAAGGGGATTTAAATTATTTTAA
- a CDS encoding TIGR00270 family protein, with product MALCDMCGKETRLRAALIEGTELNVCEKCGKFGKTIRKNNYIHQTKKTRIKEKEIEEEVIERIVKDYGNLIKDAREKINLKQEDFAKKINEKVSLIHNIESGHHEPNIKLAQKIEKFLKIKLIEEGKLEKTELKTTKSETLTIGDLIKLKK from the coding sequence ATGGCTTTATGCGATATGTGTGGAAAAGAAACAAGATTAAGAGCAGCACTAATCGAAGGAACTGAACTAAATGTTTGTGAAAAATGTGGTAAGTTTGGAAAAACAATAAGGAAAAATAATTATATTCATCAAACAAAAAAAACAAGAATAAAAGAGAAAGAAATCGAAGAGGAAGTCATAGAGAGAATTGTTAAAGATTATGGTAATTTGATTAAAGATGCTAGAGAAAAAATAAACCTAAAACAAGAGGATTTTGCTAAAAAAATAAACGAAAAGGTTTCATTAATACACAATATAGAATCAGGACACCATGAACCAAATATTAAATTAGCACAAAAAATAGAGAAATTTCTAAAAATTAAATTAATTGAAGAGGGAAAATTAGAAAAAACAGAATTAAAAACAACCAAATCAGAAACATTAACAATTGGGGACTTGATTAAACTAAAAAAATAG
- the mtnP gene encoding S-methyl-5'-thioadenosine phosphorylase: protein MAKIGIIGGSGLDNPDILEDAKDIEVNTSYGKPSSSLKVGKINGVDIVLLSRHGREHTIPPSQVNFRANIQALKEQGCTHILSTTACGSLKKDIERGDLIILDQFIDFTKHRFATFYEKFEQNNPQHIQMADPFSSKLREKLIKTCKELGLKHHEKGTVITIEGPRFSTKAESKMFHMWGADIINMSIAPEAILAKEAGVPYASVAMSTDYDCLFDDVPSVTWEEVLKVFKENAHKVTNLLIATIPKVK from the coding sequence ATGGCTAAAATCGGTATTATTGGGGGGAGTGGGTTAGATAACCCAGACATTTTAGAAGATGCAAAAGATATTGAAGTAAATACGTCTTATGGTAAACCAAGTTCTAGTTTAAAGGTTGGTAAAATAAATGGGGTTGATATTGTATTATTGTCGAGACATGGGAGAGAACACACCATCCCTCCGTCTCAAGTAAATTTTAGAGCAAATATTCAAGCATTAAAAGAACAAGGATGTACTCATATATTATCAACAACAGCCTGTGGTTCATTAAAAAAAGATATTGAAAGAGGAGATCTTATTATACTTGATCAGTTTATTGATTTCACAAAGCATAGATTCGCAACTTTCTACGAAAAATTTGAACAAAATAACCCCCAACATATACAAATGGCAGACCCTTTTTCATCGAAACTTAGAGAAAAACTTATTAAAACTTGCAAGGAATTGGGATTAAAACATCATGAAAAAGGAACTGTAATAACTATTGAAGGTCCAAGATTTTCCACTAAAGCGGAGAGTAAGATGTTTCATATGTGGGGTGCAGATATAATAAATATGTCGATTGCACCAGAAGCGATTTTAGCAAAAGAGGCAGGCGTTCCTTATGCTTCTGTTGCTATGAGTACAGACTATGATTGCTTATTTGATGATGTTCCTTCTGTAACATGGGAAGAAGTATTAAAAGTTTTTAAGGAAAACGCACACAAAGTTACAAATTTACTTATTGCAACGATACCGAAGGTGAAATAA
- a CDS encoding kinase encodes MTVICISGTPCTGKTTLAKKLSKQFIYEYIDVNKLIKDNKLDEKYDRKKRCYVVDVKKLNKLLIKLVQTKKNLVIDSHLSHYLPKKYVDLCIITKCNLKTLEKRLKKRKYNKSKIRENLDCEIFDICLNEAKENKHKVLKVDTSKKVNVKNIRIK; translated from the coding sequence ATGACTGTTATTTGCATTTCAGGAACACCTTGTACTGGTAAGACAACTTTAGCTAAAAAATTGTCAAAACAGTTCATTTATGAATATATTGATGTCAATAAATTAATAAAAGACAATAAATTAGACGAAAAATATGACAGAAAGAAAAGATGTTATGTTGTTGATGTTAAAAAATTAAACAAATTGTTAATTAAATTGGTTCAAACTAAGAAAAATTTAGTGATAGATAGTCATTTGAGCCATTATTTACCTAAAAAATATGTTGATTTATGTATAATAACCAAATGTAATTTGAAAACATTAGAAAAAAGATTAAAAAAGAGAAAATATAATAAATCTAAAATAAGAGAAAATTTGGATTGTGAAATATTTGATATTTGTTTAAATGAAGCAAAAGAGAACAAACATAAAGTTCTTAAAGTAGATACTAGTAAAAAAGTTAACGTGAAAAATATTAGGATAAAATGA